The window GTCAGCACAGCCATCCTGTTGTTGGAGAACTTTAGAGTGACGACTGTGGTTTCATCGGCTCCTGTGGTGGCAAAAGCAGTATTTTAGTGCAGCGTAGAGCTCCAGACAACAGTTCcgctctttttaaaaaatgaatcgtTTTGTCACCTGTCTCATAACACGTCCCCATGGCCTGGATGCACTCTGGCTTCTCTCCATTAAACACCATGCACATGAACTGCAGGCAGTAGATGCCAAGATCGAGGGTCGCTCCTCCACCCAGGGTCTTGTCCACTGATCTCCTCACATTGACCACCGGAATACAAAAGTCTGCCCTCACCATCTTCACCTCACCCACTTCCCCCTGGGCCAATAGTCGTCTTATCTCCACTGAAGCCGGGAAGAATCTGGACCAGACAGCCTTTTAAAAGTGGACAGGATGGCCATTTCATATTAAGCTGCAGCTCAACAAGGATCGCTAATTACAGGCTATCCCTAGTTTTGATCCATTTGAAttgtaatgtaatgtttttGGTGGGACCATCCTCACCTCCATTAAAAAGACGTCATTCTTCTTTGCAGATTCCAGGATCTCCCGCACCTCCTTGGTGTTCATGGCCAGTGGTTTCTCACAGAGGACATTTTTCTTGGCATTGGTGAAGAGTAGACTAGTGCTCAGATGGTAGGGGTGGATAACTCCAATATACACCACGtctgcacaaataaataaacaatggaGCAGTTTTCTACATCGCATCTCAGGATCAAATAGTGGAAACTTTAGGGAATACTAGAAATCAGAGGATtgtttgctcatttttcttcaaATAAAACACTCTCACAAAATCTCACCAATGTCCGGATCCCTTGCCAGCTCCTCATAACTGCCATAAGCTCGTGGAATGTTGTGCCTTTTGGCAAACTCTTGTGCATCTTCCAATTTACGAGCAGCTACAGCCACAACCTGACAACACAATTTCAAAGTTTGAATTACCGGTAGttcaatttattttttgtttttaaaaactgttaCAATTAAGTAAGATTTGCCAGGAGCTACCAgtaaaaaaaggatttgttgTTGTAGAAGTCACTACTACCACAAACTACAAAtgactacattacccacaatgaCAGCGAGGCCTCTGATTAGTTGAGACTACTCACAAGATTACCACCACCTGACCACTCTATTGCTGATATTAATCCAACTTTTCTATTTATTGcgtaaaatattttttttcttttcaatgaaCTCCGTTTGTATTAATGACAAGTGTGTTTCTGGTTAAATGCTGAACTTGTCGTATACTTCAAAGCACTGGTTTCGCGAACAGCTTGTTTATATAAGCTATGAATTGTGGGAGACGTAGTTCATTCACTCCCGGAAATAATAAAGTATTGGTTTTCCAGTGAATACTCCTTTTATATAGCCGTATGAAACATTTTAAGGTCACAAGTATTTGCTAAGCCTGCTGTCCTAATCCCAGACTTAATAAGTATTTTCTTCAACACTAATGCAGGTTTTAAATTAAGAAATACAGCAACGATATTAAGCTTCTATTTTACCAACACGTTTCCGAATGGGTGTTATCCATTAAAATTTGTTTGAGTGCAACGACTGAAAATATATCACATTTACTGGCATTCAATACGATTAAACGTAGCTCGCAGAAACGTTCGATACTCAATTTATAACATTTTCGAGACGGCGTGAACTTCTAAATCAGCAGTTCGTTTCTAACGCTCACAGCACTTGACCCATCACGCAGCAGTATAAATCAAACAGAGCCAAGACTTGCTTGATTTATGAGTTTATGTCATATTTAATACCTGGTGGTCTTCTGGGAGAAGAGTTTTCAGGGCCACTGTGAAGTCATGACTGATTTTTCCTGCGCTGCAGATTCCCCACTTGGTTGCCATGTTGAAGAGTAGGACGTTTCTCGGTGGCTGCAGTTCAAAAGGAgcaccaccagggggagacacgggatctatctatctatctatctatctatctatctatctatctatctatctatctatctatctatctatctatctatctatctatctatctatctatcatatAATCATGTTTTGTCCTAATTAATGAAATTATATAATTTTGTCtgaattatgttttttttccttttcattgggGAATGACAACATACACTTATCTTAACCTGAACCTGTACTATTTATATTTGTATGTATTTTATATACTTTTTAAATCATACTTTGGGCTGCTGTGTGCTTGATTGACTTTTAATCCGGAACATAAGTCTGTAATTTCGTGTGGGCTAGCATGACCATAAAAGTCCTTGAATCTTGAGAATAACTGACAATAGGCGGATACAGTGACATCTCaggggtgtgttttttttttttgtcttaatttggTCTTAAGGGCTGTTTTTAAACTGAATTCTTGTTACTGGAAAGGGAAAGGTTTTTCCAAGAAACAACAtagattacatttttaaaaaataaagattttttttaaccttttagcAGTATTCAATACAAACTAGTCCTACAATAATTGAATATGCACAAAATGTTCACACTTTTATCCAACAGTCACAATGTACATACAAATATATGTAAAATAGACTGATCAAATGAACTCCGACCTCTAAAAATTCATTCTTTagatgttttcatttgtgtCTGTTAAAAGCTCACAACTCCATCACAGGCAAGCTTGAGATATCATGAATGAACAACAGGACAGACTTTATTGTGTTATCCTCTTAATATGTTCTTGAAATTATTGAAATGGTTGATTGATTCAAGCTCATGGTTTCAGGAGAGTTCTGGGATGAACGTGCTTTCCAGGTGAGacggtaaccctaaccctgcagaagcaacaaaaaaacatccGCCTTGGAAGTGGTTTTGAAAGTTTTGCTCCACAACAAATCAGTAACTAACACTGAGAGGAGGCGCGCGTTAATGACTCACTGGGCCGTGGACTTGATCAGAAAATCCTGTTGGAAGTGCTCAGGCGTGAGCCTCATTTTCAAAAGTGAAGAGTAAAAAACAGACTCACGTACACATTCGTGCATCtctcgtcaccatcatcatcctcatcacctctgctgtgttCTTTTGTTCTCAACACACCTCTAGAGAAGTGGGAAACATTCAGGGTGGTTTTTTTCTGCACTTCACACTGTGTCTGCAGCATGTTTTGAAAGTGGCTCACCCTAAACTGTTCAAAGAAATTACATAATAAAGAGTTTCACACTTCATGAGCCTCAGTCTGAACAGATTCCCCATTTAtggcaaaaaaatgaaataaaaatcaatgtgcaaataaaggaaatatgCTTTGGCTCAAGAAACTCTTCCTTTTGTTGTATTTAGGGCTTCTGTTGCTGTCATTCTCTTAAGTGGCGGACATTTTAAATGCAATGGGGCCTCTTTCAAAGCAGATCTTTACCAGATTCATCAATCACATCGACGGCTGCGCTCGTCTTCAAAGAGCAAAGACTTAATGGTTACACGTGGTCGCTCTGTTGCGCGCTGCCTTATCTGGTTAAGGATGTGGAAGGAGAAACACTAATAAACGGGAGACAAGGGTTCCGATAATGTGCAGAGCTTTATTTAAATGCTGCCGGAGCAGCAAACACGCGACGCCTGCCCTCAGCGCCTGCCCCTGCTCCATCTAAGCGGGTTTGGCTTAGGCGACGCAGACCAGCTTTGGAGTGATGTCACTGGCTGTCCTGGCTGAAGGCGACTCCCACCTGCTTCCTGATTTCATCCATGATCTCCGTCAGTAGGACAGACTGAGCCAGAGGCATCCGTTGGCTTTCCTTAAGTCCTGAGAATGCAGAAGAGTTTCATGGAGGAGCCATCCCGACTGACAAGACAGGTTTGTTTACCAGCAGATAATTCACACTCATTTCCACAATAGGGCATAAATTATTTATACGCAAGCCGGGATGTAAAGATTATGTAAATGAATTGCAAAACCAACCGGAGTGAGAAGCTCTGAAAGCTAGAGGACGACTCAAGGACTTTCATCCTGATGAGCGTTCGCACACTCCTCACGAGGCTGCGGACAAGCGTCTCTCTCCCTGAACGCTGCTTTTGGGCCGCCTCGATGTCATGGCGACCTACCTTTCAGCAGGCACTGCCTCACTTCCTCTGCCTCGTAGCGAAGCCCGGTGCTGTTGGTGAAATTCAGGGGCAGACTGGGTTCAGGAAGGGGGTACTTCATCTCCTTGTCATTCACCACCAGCGTGGTGGGGCAGTGCATGTGGTCAAGGACCTGGAGGGCgaggaagaaacacacacatgcgcacacacacacacacacaaagagtcgCTCAGCTCCTAAATCACCTGACGCAGCAGTTCTTTGTCTGAACGCTTCATTTTAATTTGGGAATTAGCTCTCTACGTGGTTTTGC is drawn from Takifugu flavidus isolate HTHZ2018 chromosome 2, ASM371156v2, whole genome shotgun sequence and contains these coding sequences:
- the dhdh.2 gene encoding trans-1,2-dihydrobenzene-1,2-diol dehydrogenase — its product is MATKWGICSAGKISHDFTVALKTLLPEDHQVVAVAARKLEDAQEFAKRHNIPRAYGSYEELARDPDIDVVYIGVIHPYHLSTSLLFTNAKKNVLCEKPLAMNTKEVREILESAKKNDVFLMEAVWSRFFPASVEIRRLLAQGEVGEVKMVRADFCIPVVNVRRSVDKTLGGGATLDLGIYCLQFMCMVFNGEKPECIQAMGTCYETGADETTVVTLKFSNNRMAVLTFSSALKLTNEAIVVGTKGVIRIPEHMWCPTALEVNGKVTEYPLPEPYLPLNFPNSTGMRYEAEEVRQCLLKGLKESTTMSHADSLLLAELEDEVRRQVGVVYSQDSQ